DNA from Nocardioides seonyuensis:
CCTTGAACCCGAAGGACGCGACGTAGGCCCGGCTGTTCATCTCGAAGTTGGCGACCTTGATGAAGTCGAGCCCGTCGGAGACGACCTCCCAGACGTTCTTGTTGGGGTCGATCCCGCCGCGGCTCTGGTCGACGTAGGAGATCTTGACGGTCTGCCCGACCTTGAGCTCGCCCTCGTCGGGCTCCTCCTGGCCGGTGATCATCCGGAAGAGCGTGGTCTTGCCGACGCCGTTGGGACCGATCACGCCGACGATGCCGGCACGCGGCAGCTTGAAGGTGACGTCGTGCATGAGGGTGCGGCCCTCGAAGCCCTTGCCGAGCTTCTCCGCCTCGAGCACGATGTCACCGAGCCGGGGCCCCGCGGGGATGTTGATCTCGGAGGTGTCGATCTTGCGCATCCGGTCGGCCTCGGCCGCCATCTCCTCGTAGCGCGCCAGACGGGACTTGCTCTTGGTCTGGCGGGCCTTGGCGTTGGAGCGCACCCACTCGAGCTCCCGCTCGAGCATCTTGGCGCGCTTGGCGTCCTTCTGGCCCTCGATCTTGAGGCGGTCCTTCTTGGTCTCCAGGTAGGTGGAGTAGTTGCCCTCGTAGGGGTGGGCCTTGCCACGGTCGAGCTCGAGGATCCACTGCGCGACGTTGTCGAGGAAGTAACGGTCGTGGGTCACGGCCAGGACGGCGCCCGGGTAGCTCGCGAGGTGCCCCTCGAGCCACTGGACCGACTCGGCGTCGAGGTGGTTGGTGGGCTCGTCGAGGAGGAGCAGGTCGGGCTGCTGCAGCAGGAGCTTGCACAGCGCCACGCGGCGTCGCTCGCCCCCGGAGAGGTTGTCGACCAGGACGTCCGGCGGAGGGCAGCGCAGCGCGTCCATCGCCTGGTCGAGGCGGCTGTCGAGGTCCCACGCGTTGGCGTTGTCGAGCTCGGTCTGGAGGTCGCCCGTCTCCTGCATGAGGGCGTCCTGGTCTGCGTCGGGCTCGCCCATCTCCATGTAGGCGTCCTCGAGGCGCTTCATCTTCGCCTTGATCTCGCCCACGGCCTCCTCGACGTTCTCGAGCACCGTCTTCCCCTCGGAGAGGGGCGGCTCCTGCTGGAGCATCCCGACGGTGGCGTCGGGGTCGAGGATCGCGTCGCCGTTGTTGGCGTGGTCGAGACCCGCCATGATCTTCAGGAGGGAGGACTTGCCCGTGCCGTTGGGTCCGACGACACCGATCTTGGCGCCGTGCAGGAACGACAGGGTGACGTTGTCGAGGACGACCTTGTCACCGTGGGCCTTGCGCACGTTGCGCAGCGTGAAGACGTAGTCAGCCATGCGGCCGAGCCTACGGTGCGCGGAGCCGTCGCCGACAATCGCGTCCCGCCGCGAGCACGTCGGTCAGGCCGCCTGGGTCGTGTCCGGCCCTGCGGCCGGAGCCAGCGTCGCAGTCGAGCGGATCTGTGGGGACTCCTGCGCCCCGGCCGACTCGTGGCGCACGTGCTTGGCGAACGCCGACGTGCCGTGGCTCAGGTCGTGCCCGACTGCGGTGGCGACGACCTCGTACGACGTCATCGAGGTGCCGTCGCGCTCCCAGACATCGACGCTGAGCCGGCCGTGGACCAGGACCGGGTCACCGGAGTGGAGCGACTCGGCGACGTGCAGGGCCAGCTTGTTCCAGGCTTTGACCGTGTGCCAGGTGGTCGGGCCGGAGGTCCACTCGCCGTCCCGCAGCCGACGGGGTTGGGTCGCCACCCGGAACGATGCGACGTGCCTGTCACCGGACACTTCGCGCAAGGTGATGTCGCCGCCGACGCGACCGGCGAAGGTGATCTGGGTCTCGTTCATGGTGAGCTCCTCCTCCATCTGCGGACGGGCGATCCGTCCGGCACCAAGGCTGGACGGGAGGAGCCCCAGCGACCACGAAGTCGTACCGAACCTGTGGAGAGTGGGCTGGCTCGGAGTCCTGTGGGCTGC
Protein-coding regions in this window:
- the ettA gene encoding energy-dependent translational throttle protein EttA, with product MADYVFTLRNVRKAHGDKVVLDNVTLSFLHGAKIGVVGPNGTGKSSLLKIMAGLDHANNGDAILDPDATVGMLQQEPPLSEGKTVLENVEEAVGEIKAKMKRLEDAYMEMGEPDADQDALMQETGDLQTELDNANAWDLDSRLDQAMDALRCPPPDVLVDNLSGGERRRVALCKLLLQQPDLLLLDEPTNHLDAESVQWLEGHLASYPGAVLAVTHDRYFLDNVAQWILELDRGKAHPYEGNYSTYLETKKDRLKIEGQKDAKRAKMLERELEWVRSNAKARQTKSKSRLARYEEMAAEADRMRKIDTSEINIPAGPRLGDIVLEAEKLGKGFEGRTLMHDVTFKLPRAGIVGVIGPNGVGKTTLFRMITGQEEPDEGELKVGQTVKISYVDQSRGGIDPNKNVWEVVSDGLDFIKVANFEMNSRAYVASFGFKGPDQQKKAGVLSGGERNRLNLALTLKMGGNMLLLDEPTNDLDVETLSSLEDALLDFPGCAVVTSHDRWFLDRVATHILAWEGDDEDPAKWFWFEGNFAAYEENKIERLGAEAARPHRVTHRRLTRD
- a CDS encoding single-stranded DNA-binding protein, which translates into the protein MNETQITFAGRVGGDITLREVSGDRHVASFRVATQPRRLRDGEWTSGPTTWHTVKAWNKLALHVAESLHSGDPVLVHGRLSVDVWERDGTSMTSYEVVATAVGHDLSHGTSAFAKHVRHESAGAQESPQIRSTATLAPAAGPDTTQAA